From Cupriavidus oxalaticus:
TGCCGGTGATGGAAGCGCGCCTGATCACGCGCGTGTCCGAAACCGAGTACCAGGTCGTCAACCTGTTCGAGACCGCGGTCAAGCCCCTGCAGGGCGCGGCCCGTCCGTCGCAGTTCCAGTTCTGAGGACGGTTTCATCATGCAGGTAATCAAGCCGACCGAACTGGCCCAGTGGCTGGCCGATGCCAGCCGCGCCAGGCCGGTCCTGCTGGACGTGCGTGAAGGCTGGGAAGTGCAGACCTGCGCCATGCCCGGCATCACCCATATCCCCATGCGCGACATCCCGGCGCGCGCCGCCGAACTGGACGAGGACGCAGACATCGTCTGCATCTGCCACCACGGCATGCGCAGCATGCAGGTGGCGGCGTTCCTGGAGCGCCAGGGCTACGCCAGGGTCTACAACCTGACCGGCGGCGTCGACGCCTGGGCCAGCGAAGTGGATCCGGCGATGCCGAAGTACTGAAGCGAGGCACGGCCTGGCCGCGCGGGCCGGCCGCTTTCGTTCGCGCCGCAAGCAGCATTCCGAAGAAGAAACAACCACAGGCCGCGGCCCCGCGCCCGGCAAACTGGAGCTGTCATGAAGTTTGCGCCCAACGCCCTGCCCGGAGCGATCCGGACACGCCTGGCGATCGCGGCTACCCTGCTCGCCCCGCTGCTTGCCATGCTGCCCGCGGCACCGGCAGGCGCGGCCGACCTGCTGCAGGTCTATCGCGATGCGCAATCCAATGACGCCCAGTTCGCCAGCGCCCGCTCGCAACTGCTCGCCACGCGCGAGCGGCTGCCGCAAGGCCGCGCCGGACTGCTGCCGCAGGTCGTCGGCACCGCCGGCGCCAACCGCACCAAGCTCGACCAGACTGCCTCGCTGCCGATCGGCGGCTCGCCCAGCGCCTCGGGCACGCGTTTCTTCAACAACAACAACTGGCAGTTGCAGCTGAGCCAGCCGCTGTTCCGCTGGGACCGCTGGGAAACCTACAAGCAGGGCGAACTGGCCGCGCTGGCCGGTGAAGTCACCTTCCACCAGGCCGAGCTCGACCTGATCACGCGCAGCGCGCAGGCCTACTTCGACGTGCTCGCCGCGCAGGACAACCTGTACCTGGCGCGCGCGCAGAAAAAGGCCATCGGCGAGCAGCTGGAACAGGCCAAGCGCAACTTCGAGGTCGGCACCGCCACCATCGTCGACGCCAACGACGCGCAGGCGCGCTTCGACCTGGCCACCTCGACCGAGATCGCCTCGCAAAACGACCTGGAAATCCGGCGCGCCACCTTGCAGCAGATCACCGGCAAGCCGGTCGACGAACTGATGGGCCTGCGCTCCGAGGCGTTGATTCCCGGACCGCAACCGCCGGACGTGAACGCCTGGGCAGCGCAGGCCGAAACCAGCAACCCGCAGGTCAACCTGGCCGGCTACAACCTGGAAACCGCGCAGCGCGAGACCAACAAGGCCAAGGCCGGGCACCTGCCCTCGGTCGACCTGGTGGCGTCGTACGGCTTCAACAACCAGACCGGCAGCGCCACGCAGGTCATCTCGACCCACTACAACGCGTCGCAGATCGGCGTGCAGCTGACCATGCCGATCTTCTCCGGCGGCCAGATCCAGTCGCGCGTGCGCGAGACCATCGCGCTGGCGGACAAGGCCGCGAGCGACCTCGAATTCGCGCGCCGCACGGCGGCGCAGACGGCGCGGCAGACCTACTCCGGCGTCTCCAACGGGCTGGCGCAGGTCAAGGCGCTGGAGGCTGCGGAGCGTTCGGCGCAGAGCGCGGTGGAATCGAACCAGCTCGGCTATGAGGTCGGCGTGCGCATCAATATCGATGTGCTGAACGCCGAGGCGCAGCTGTTCTCCACGCGGCGCGACCTGGCCAAGGCGCGCTATGACACCATCATGAACGGCTTGCGGCTGAAGGCGTCGACCGGCGTGCTGCAGGAAGAGGATGTGGTGCAGATCAATACGCTGCTGACTTCGGTGCCGGGGTCGATGTACAAGCTGCCGGTGCCGGGGCAGGCTGGCGGCAAGGCGGCGGCAAAGGCTGCCACCGCGGATCGCCGCGGTGTGCGGCGCGATGGCGGGACGCCGCGCTCCTGATCCCACTGACACGATGCAAACGGGCCGCAACTGCGGCCCTTTTTTCCTTGGTGATGCCGGAGATGCGCTGGTTTGCTCCCCTCTCCCGCACGCGGTAGAGGGGAGCAAACCAGCAGCTATTGCGCCCGCGTCCGCGACTCCACCTTCAGCAACTCCCACCGTATCGACGACGCATCGGCCGGCGGGTTCGGCACCTGGTATTCGCGCACGCGCAGCTTGTACGCCACCCCCTGCTCGAAATCCAGCCCTTCGATCGGCCCGTACCAGAGCTGCCACGGCGCGTCCGGCGACTCGCGCCAGCGATAGCACATCATCTTGCCGACGCCCGAACATTCCACGCGCTGCGAATCGATATAAACGATCTTCTCCACGCCACCCGCCGCGGCACTCGCGCCGCGCCTGCCCACGCCTTCGCGCTCGGCAAACTGCAGCAGGTCGCCGCTGGCGGTTTTCCAGACAATCTGCCGCCCGGTGCTGGCCGCCGACGGCTGCGTGCCGACGGTGGTGAACGATGCCTGCATCGCCTTGAGCAACGCCGACTCCAGTTCCATGCGCGGTGGCGGGCAAGCCATGCGCGTGCCAGCCACGCGGTCAAAGCGCACCCCGGTGTCGGTCTTGCCATAGCTGCCAGTAAAGCGGTTGCAGCCGCTGGTGCCGCTGACCGTGCCCTGCGCGGCATCGATGCCATCGCTGAACTCGAAGATGATGGGCTCGCCGTTGTCGCCATGCGGGATGTCGCGCAGCGTGCCGTCGGCCAGCTGCCAGCGCACCAGTTCCCAACGGCTGGGACCGGACGGCTGCGCCTGGTTGAGATTGGCGCCGGCGCTGGGCAGCCCTGGTGCCGGCGCGGTGGTGCAGGCGGCGAGTGTGGCGGCTGCGGTGGCAAGCGCAATGGCCGCGCTGCGCAGGCCGATGCTCCGGCAGGTGCCGCGAAGGGGTGTCTGCATCTCAGTAAGCTCCTGTAACTTGGGCGGGAACGCCGCTGTGCAAGCGATTGACGATCGCATGGCAGCGTCCGCGCTTCATGCTGGCTTAGAGCGTGGCGGATTCATGCAAGTTTCAGCATTGCCGGCTGCACAATGCTGCCGTCTAGTGTAACGTGCGCCCCATGTCTCGCCGCGGCCGGATGCCGGTCGCGGCCTTTCGTGTCTCCGGGTGCCTTAGAACACCTCGGATCGCCCAGAACGCCTTGCCCACCACCACGCATCCCTCGCCTTCCGGCCGCAACATCTGCTTCCTGACCGGCACGCTGAACGCCATGGCCGGCGCCGAGCGCATGACGGCGACAGTCGCCAATGCGCTGGCCGCGCTCGGCCATAACGTGACCATTCTGAGCCTGTGGGACCCGGCCAGCCAGTTCGCGCTGGATCCGCGTATCCGGCATGAAGCGCTGTTTGCGCAGCGGCCTTCGTTCAAGCGGGCTTACCTGGCCACCGTGGCCGGCATCCACCGCCATTGCCGTGCGCACCGGACCGACGTGCTGGTGCAGGTCGACACCATGCTCGCGCTGTTCGTGCTGCCCGCCACCGCCGGTCTGGGCCTGCACCATATCGCCTGGGAGCATTGCCACTTCGACGAGGACCTCGGCAAGCCGGCGCGCAAGCTGGCGCGGCGCCTGGATGCACGCTTCTGCCGGCAGGTCGTGGTCCTGACGGAGCGCGACCGCCAGCGCTGGCGCGAAGCGCTGCGGCCACGCAGCGATATCGTCTGCCTGCCAAACCCCCTGCCGTTCCCGATGCCACCCGAACCTGCGCCGCGCGCGCAGAAGACGGTGCTCGCCATGGGCCGTCTGGTTGCGGCCAAGGGCTTCGATGTGCTGCTGCATGCCTGGCAGCAAGTCGCCGCGCAGGCGCCGGGATGGCATTTGCTGATTCACGGCGAGGGCGAGGAGCGCCCGGCGCTGACCGCGCTGACCGTTGAACTGGGCTTGCAGGACAGCGTCAGCCTGCCGGGCATCTGCCACGATCCGGAGCAAGCGTACGGGCGCGCGTCGGTGTTCTGCCTGAGTTCGCGATACGAAGGCTTCGGGCTGGTGCTGATCGAAGCCATGGCGTTTGGCCTGCCCATCGTCTCGACCGATTGCGAGACCGGCCCACGCGAACTGCTGACGCCCGGGCAAGACGCGCTGGTGGTCGCGACAGGCAATGCGGATGCGCTGGCGCAAGCGCTGCTGACCGTGATCGGCGAACCGGCGACCGCCACCCGGCTCGCAGACGCCGGGCGTCGCAAGGCAGCCGGCTTTGCGCTCGAACGGATCGCGCTGCAGTGGGATGCACTGGTCAAGGCTCCTGCGGAGCCCTGACCTGCCGCTTAGTGTTCCAGGGCTGGCGCCAGCGCCGCCAGCGTACGTACGGTAGCGCCGCGATGCAGCCCGGCAAAAGTCTGTGCATGCGCCCGCATATCCGCCAGCCGCGCGCGGTCCGCCAGCACGCTGCCGGCGGTGCGCACCAGCTCATCCGCATTGTCCACGCGCAGGCACGCGCCCGCGGCAATGGCGTCTTCGGTCGCCTGCGCAAAGTTGAAGGTGTGCGGGCCGATCAGCACCGGCGTGCCGACCGCGCACGCCTCGATCAGGTTCTGCCCGCCCAGCGGCAACAGGCTGCCGCCGATAAAGGCGAGGTCCGATGCGGCGAAGTACATCGCCATCTCGCCCATCGAATCGCCCAGCAGGATATCCGCGTCCACGGGCGCCGTCTCGGCATCGAGATCCAGCGCACTGCGGCGCGCCACCGAGAATCCCGTGCGCGCCGCCAGCGCCGCCACTTCATCGAAGCGCTGCGGATGCCGCGGGATCAGCAGCAGCAACGGGCGCGGCACGTCGCCGGCCAGCGCCTGCCAGCGCGAGAAAGCATCGAGCAACAGCGGCTCCTCGCCTTCGCGGGTGCTGGCGGCGGCCAGCACCTGGCGGCCGCTGAAGGTTTTGCGCAGCCGCTCGCCCAGCGCCATGCCCGCCGGCGCCGGCTGCATGTCGAACTTGAGGTTGCCCGTGATTTGCACGGCCGGCACGCCCAGCTGGCGAAAGCGCTCAGCATCGCCGGCGGTCTGCGCCAGCACGCCCGCGAAGTCGCGGTACATCGCCGAAGCCGCGCGCCCGAAGCGCGCCGTGCGCCGGAAGCTGCGGGGCGACAGGCGCGCATTGACCAGGTACAACGGCACGCCCGCCTTGCGCGCGCCGTGCACCACATTCGGCCACACCTCGGTTTCCATCAGCATCCCCGCCTCGGGCCGGAAATACCGCAAGAACCGCCGCACCAGCCATGGCAAGTCGTATGGCAGGTAGCACTGCAGGATGCGCGGCTCGTTGCCGAACAGCTGCGCGCCGGTCTGGCGGCCGGTCGGCGTCATATGCGTCAGCAGCAGCCGATGGCGCGGATAGGCGCCGAGCAAGGACTCGATCAGCGGCTGCGCGGCACGGGTCTCGCCCACGGACACGGCGTGGACCCACAGCCACGGCCCCTGGTTCGGCAGGCTGCCATAGATACCCAGCCGCTCGCCGACATGGTGCAGGTAGCCGGGCTCCTTGCGCGCGCGCCATGCCAGCCGCAACAGCGCCAGCGGCAGCACCGCCACCCACAACAAGCTATAGATCAGGCGCAGCATCAGGCAGCGACCCCGCGCACGCGGCAGGCGGCCTCGTAGACTTCATCGACCGATGGCACCACGCCGTCGTCGCCGACGTTGGCGATGCGGTCGGACCAATACCCTTCCGTCTTCCAGCGCCATGTCGCGGTATAGATTTCCACCGTCGGCCGGCACAGCGCCGCCGCGATATGGACCAGGCCCGTATCGACTCCGATCACCACTTCGGCACGGTTGATCAGGCCAAAGCCCTGCATCACCGAGAACTTCGGCAGCACGCGTGCCTGCGACACGCCCGCGGCAATCTCTTCGGCGGCCTGGCGCTCCTTGTCGTTGCCCCACGGCAGCAGCATGGTCAGGCCTTCGGCGGCCAGGCGGTTGCCCAGCGCGTGCCAGTTCTGCACCGCCCATTTCTTGCGCGCTCCCGCCGTCGCGTGGAAGCAGACGGCATAGCGCGCCGGCAAGTCCGCCCATAGCGGGTCGTCGACATGCAATGACTGCGCCGCCGGCCCGAAAAACCGTGGCGGCTCCACTGGCGCGATCCCCGTCAGCGCCGCGCCCAGAAGGCGCGAGCGCTGCACCGAATGGGTCTGGCGCGGCACGCGCACCGAGTCCGTGTACAACAGGCGCGCCGCAGGCTCATAGCCCGAACCCTGCGTCGCATTGCCCAGCCCGATGATCGGCGCACCCTGCGCACGCGTCGCCACGCGCGCCACCACCGCGGTCTTGAGCAGACCCTGGCTTTCGATCACGGCGTCGTAGCGCTCCCGGCGCAAGGCATTGCGCACGGCACCGATCTCCTGCCAGGTCGCGCCCTGCAGGATGCGCTTGCGCCAGCGCCTCAGCGCGAACGGAATCACCCGCCGCACCTCGGGCAACAGGCGCACCAGTTCCACATAGCCCTCTTCCACCACCCAGTCGATCTCCGCACCGGGCCAGCGCGCGCGCAGGTCGTGCACCAGCGGCATGTTGTGCACCACGTCGCCGAGCGACGACACCTTGACCAGCAGGATGCGCGGCCGCTCTGGCAGCGTGAACGGCACTGCGGCCGGCATGGGCTGCACCACGCCGGCCGCGCCGACTGCATCGGGCGAAGGTGGCGATGCCGGCGGCACCGCCGTGCGCTCAGAACGGGAGTTGAGCATCCGGTTTCTCGGCCAGGATCACACGCTTGAACTCGGCCTGGATGCGCGCCAGCGCGGCGTCATTGTCCGCTTCGAAACGCATCACCACCACCGGCGTGGTGTTCGACGGACGCGCCAGGCCGAAGCCATCGGCGTATTCCACGCGCACGCCATCGATCTTGTTCACCTCGCGCGCGCCCTCAAAGGTGGCGTTCGCCTTGATCTTGTCGAGCAGCGTGAAGGGCTCGCCTTCTGCGCACTTGAGCTGCAGCTCCGGCGTGTTGTTGGCGTTCGGCAGCGCGTTCAGCACCGCGCTCGGGTCGGCGTGGCGCGACAGGATTTCCAGCAGGCGGGCGCCGGTGTACAGGCCGTCGTCAAAGCCATACCAGCGGTCCTTGAAGAACACGTGGCCGCTCATCTCGCCGGCGATCGGGGCGCCGGTCTCCTTCAGCTTGGCCTTGACCAGCGAATGGCCGGTCTTCCACATCAGCGGCTCGCCGCCGTGCTCGCGGATCCACGGGGCCAGCTTGCCGGTGCACTTCACGTCGTAGATCACCTGCGCACCCGGATTGCGCGACAGGATTTCCTCGGCAAACAGCATCAGCTGGCGGTCCGGGAAGATGACCTGGCCATCCTTGGTCACCACGCCCAGGCGGTCGCCGTCGCC
This genomic window contains:
- a CDS encoding rhodanese-like domain-containing protein → MQVIKPTELAQWLADASRARPVLLDVREGWEVQTCAMPGITHIPMRDIPARAAELDEDADIVCICHHGMRSMQVAAFLERQGYARVYNLTGGVDAWASEVDPAMPKY
- a CDS encoding TolC family outer membrane protein gives rise to the protein MKFAPNALPGAIRTRLAIAATLLAPLLAMLPAAPAGAADLLQVYRDAQSNDAQFASARSQLLATRERLPQGRAGLLPQVVGTAGANRTKLDQTASLPIGGSPSASGTRFFNNNNWQLQLSQPLFRWDRWETYKQGELAALAGEVTFHQAELDLITRSAQAYFDVLAAQDNLYLARAQKKAIGEQLEQAKRNFEVGTATIVDANDAQARFDLATSTEIASQNDLEIRRATLQQITGKPVDELMGLRSEALIPGPQPPDVNAWAAQAETSNPQVNLAGYNLETAQRETNKAKAGHLPSVDLVASYGFNNQTGSATQVISTHYNASQIGVQLTMPIFSGGQIQSRVRETIALADKAASDLEFARRTAAQTARQTYSGVSNGLAQVKALEAAERSAQSAVESNQLGYEVGVRINIDVLNAEAQLFSTRRDLAKARYDTIMNGLRLKASTGVLQEEDVVQINTLLTSVPGSMYKLPVPGQAGGKAAAKAATADRRGVRRDGGTPRS
- a CDS encoding META and DUF4377 domain-containing protein encodes the protein MQTPLRGTCRSIGLRSAAIALATAAATLAACTTAPAPGLPSAGANLNQAQPSGPSRWELVRWQLADGTLRDIPHGDNGEPIIFEFSDGIDAAQGTVSGTSGCNRFTGSYGKTDTGVRFDRVAGTRMACPPPRMELESALLKAMQASFTTVGTQPSAASTGRQIVWKTASGDLLQFAEREGVGRRGASAAAGGVEKIVYIDSQRVECSGVGKMMCYRWRESPDAPWQLWYGPIEGLDFEQGVAYKLRVREYQVPNPPADASSIRWELLKVESRTRAQ
- a CDS encoding glycosyltransferase family 4 protein, translated to MAGAERMTATVANALAALGHNVTILSLWDPASQFALDPRIRHEALFAQRPSFKRAYLATVAGIHRHCRAHRTDVLVQVDTMLALFVLPATAGLGLHHIAWEHCHFDEDLGKPARKLARRLDARFCRQVVVLTERDRQRWREALRPRSDIVCLPNPLPFPMPPEPAPRAQKTVLAMGRLVAAKGFDVLLHAWQQVAAQAPGWHLLIHGEGEERPALTALTVELGLQDSVSLPGICHDPEQAYGRASVFCLSSRYEGFGLVLIEAMAFGLPIVSTDCETGPRELLTPGQDALVVATGNADALAQALLTVIGEPATATRLADAGRRKAAGFALERIALQWDALVKAPAEP
- the waaA gene encoding lipid IV(A) 3-deoxy-D-manno-octulosonic acid transferase, translated to MLRLIYSLLWVAVLPLALLRLAWRARKEPGYLHHVGERLGIYGSLPNQGPWLWVHAVSVGETRAAQPLIESLLGAYPRHRLLLTHMTPTGRQTGAQLFGNEPRILQCYLPYDLPWLVRRFLRYFRPEAGMLMETEVWPNVVHGARKAGVPLYLVNARLSPRSFRRTARFGRAASAMYRDFAGVLAQTAGDAERFRQLGVPAVQITGNLKFDMQPAPAGMALGERLRKTFSGRQVLAAASTREGEEPLLLDAFSRWQALAGDVPRPLLLLIPRHPQRFDEVAALAARTGFSVARRSALDLDAETAPVDADILLGDSMGEMAMYFAASDLAFIGGSLLPLGGQNLIEACAVGTPVLIGPHTFNFAQATEDAIAAGACLRVDNADELVRTAGSVLADRARLADMRAHAQTFAGLHRGATVRTLAALAPALEH
- the waaC gene encoding lipopolysaccharide heptosyltransferase I, whose product is MLNSRSERTAVPPASPPSPDAVGAAGVVQPMPAAVPFTLPERPRILLVKVSSLGDVVHNMPLVHDLRARWPGAEIDWVVEEGYVELVRLLPEVRRVIPFALRRWRKRILQGATWQEIGAVRNALRRERYDAVIESQGLLKTAVVARVATRAQGAPIIGLGNATQGSGYEPAARLLYTDSVRVPRQTHSVQRSRLLGAALTGIAPVEPPRFFGPAAQSLHVDDPLWADLPARYAVCFHATAGARKKWAVQNWHALGNRLAAEGLTMLLPWGNDKERQAAEEIAAGVSQARVLPKFSVMQGFGLINRAEVVIGVDTGLVHIAAALCRPTVEIYTATWRWKTEGYWSDRIANVGDDGVVPSVDEVYEAACRVRGVAA